Proteins from a genomic interval of Candidatus Korarchaeum sp.:
- the speB gene encoding agmatinase, which produces MLFGIPRSEDPKLCVLGIRWDGSSSYRRGSSKAPGFIREATSEEIYNSFSEDLVNLAEAWSYFDLGDIEGESFEDIVRSVEERLGSIYRGQKFLFLGGDHSITYATFRGLKRASGEKFGLIYFDAHPDCYEIYDGNRYSHACTVRRLLEEGYVEDVVMVGIRAATKQQMEFAEERGIRIFSVDEVDDFDARMERAYISFDIDVLDPAFAPGSSNPEPGGLSTRELIRAIKKLDLDLVALDIVEVNPEFDHSGITCFAAAKIIREVLGKFAEL; this is translated from the coding sequence ATGCTGTTCGGCATCCCCAGATCTGAGGATCCTAAGCTCTGCGTCCTCGGGATAAGGTGGGATGGATCATCTTCTTACAGGAGGGGCTCCTCTAAGGCTCCGGGATTCATAAGGGAAGCCACATCCGAGGAAATTTACAATAGCTTCAGCGAAGATCTGGTGAACTTAGCTGAGGCCTGGAGCTACTTTGATCTGGGCGATATCGAGGGTGAGAGCTTCGAGGACATAGTCAGATCTGTTGAGGAGAGATTGGGCAGCATCTACAGGGGCCAGAAGTTCCTCTTCCTGGGGGGAGACCACTCAATAACTTACGCTACATTCAGGGGATTGAAGAGAGCTTCTGGTGAGAAATTCGGGCTTATATACTTCGATGCTCATCCGGATTGTTATGAAATTTACGATGGGAACAGGTATTCTCATGCATGCACTGTGAGGAGGCTCCTGGAGGAGGGCTACGTTGAGGATGTAGTGATGGTAGGGATAAGGGCTGCGACGAAGCAGCAGATGGAGTTCGCTGAGGAGAGGGGGATAAGGATATTCTCAGTCGATGAGGTAGATGATTTCGATGCCCGCATGGAGAGGGCTTACATATCCTTCGATATCGATGTCCTAGACCCCGCATTCGCCCCCGGATCCAGCAACCCGGAGCCGGGTGGTTTGAGCACGAGGGAGCTGATAAGGGCGATAAAGAAGCTCGATCTCGACCTAGTTGCCCTCGATATAGTTGAGGTAAATCCTGAATTCGATCACTCTGGGATAACTTGCTTCGCTGCAGCTAAGATCATAAGGGAGGTGCTGGGTAAGTTCGCTGAGCTATGA